In Vibrio lentus, the genomic stretch CGCCTAAAATTATGTGATCAAAACGACAAAAATCGACATCAATAATTCCATTTTTGAAATGAGTGTTTTTCATTTATGAAAGTAATAGTTGAATAACTTTATTCATGAAAATTTTAAATGCTTTATTTTCAGCGGAAAGGGGCGTTTTCATGTGAAAATTTTAGACGCCAATTTGGCAAGTTACGATCTTATCAATTAAGTATATTCAAACACTTAGCGTCATTTACAAGTTGATTCTTGAGTACCATTTTATAAGGAGATAAAGCCAGTTTTAGTCAGCGATGGAAGCCTTCGTGCATTGAGTGATTTATCTATACGGCGTTCTCTATCTGGAAGTGATTATTTTTCAAAATAGTTTGTCACGACTTCATTCTTAACGTCTTTCAAGCGATTCGAAATGGATAAATCGGCGTTTAAGATGAATACGATGGATGAAATTCAGCTCCTCACATGGATGTAAGGAGCTGAAGATAGGGCAAAAATCTGAAGGTTAGGGCACTAAGCCCAAGATAGAAAGGTCAAAAGTCTGGAGATTCGAGCTGGAATTTCTTGATGTGTTGCTCTAACAACCGCTTTTAAGCAAACAAACTCAATCATGTCCCTCTATTAGTCTTCATAACTTAGATATTGAATGCATAAATCATGGAAAGCCTGCGCTTGTGGCGAGATCGTACGATCAGACAATCTGAAAATACCGATTTGACGCTGTAAAGGTGGGTCAATCAACGGAATCCACACCAAGCGGGTTTCATTGGTTGGGAAAGCCAGTTTAGGCAGCGTGGTCACGCCTATCCCAAGCTCTAACACCGAAAACAGGGAAGTAATGTTCTCGACTGAATACAAAGCTTGTTCGCTGAGCATTCGTGCAGGTGTTGGGTCAAGTAGGGTACAAGTCCCGTTACGAATGAAGGGTTGTTTTAACAAAGTTTGCCATTCTATTCCCTCTCGTTGAGAGGCGATAGGGTTGTCTTTGAGGCAGACCACACCGATAGGATCGGAAAGTAAAGGCGTGAAGTCGATGCTTTCTTCTTCTAAATGGGAGCTATTTCCGAGGGCAACGTCCACCTCTCCAGACAGTAATCTTGCTTCTACACCCGCCGCATTATCATCAATTAAGCTTACTTCAACATTCGGGTACTGTTCACAAAAAGCCCCTAAAACACTAGGGATTAATTTTGCCGCTACTGATGGCACGCTTGCTATTCGAACTCTTCCTTGTTGTCCTGCCGCGGCTGCGCGTAGGTCATTGTCTAATGCTTTGTAAACATTCAGGAATTGAATGATTTTTGGCAGGCATATTTCCCCGAAAGGTGTCAGGGTTGATTTGTTGCCTGTTTCAAACAGTGGCTGACCAAGTATTTTTTCTAGCTCTTTTATCGACGTAGAAAGTGCCGCTTGCGAGCGATTTGCGCGGTGAGATGCTGCTCGAAATCCGCCTTCTTCGACCACTAAAACAAAATGTTTTAACTGTTGTAGCTTAATACTCATGGCACTGATCCTTCTCTAGCCCTTGCTATACCTTACTTTTTGCAAGGTGATAGATTTTATTTATCAATTGCACAAAATTTACCGTTAGATTTATCAGTCGTCAAGGTGCAGTATTTAACCATCTTGAAACATAGTTGTTACAAAGTTGGATGGAATCGTGAACGCACAAACTAAAAAACACCCAGTAAAAACCGAGCTTTTCGCTTCAAAAGCACCACTAGAGTGGGCAATCGTTAATAACGGCACTCTATACACAGCGCAGATTCCAATTGATGAAACTGGCGCAGTAGTAGAAGGCGGTATCGAAGCGCAAACGCGTCAGACTTTTAACAACCTTGTTCATACATTGGAGTGTGCAGGCGAATCTATGGATTCAGTGCTGCAAGTTTTGATTTACGTGACAGACCGTGAATATCTAAAAACGGTAAACAGCGTATACGGAGAATACTTCAATGCACCTTATCCAAACCGTGCTGCGGTCGTCGTTGCAGGGTTAGCAAGAGAAGAGATGCTAGTCGAGTTCGTGGTTTATGCATCGGCGTCTCAACCTGAATAATCAGACTGTGAACTAAAGCTATTTGCGGATCAAAACTCTTTTAAATTGAAGTGGTTTATTGATACAAGCGACTTGGTTCACTTTAGAAACAAAATATACATCTTATTTTAGCAATTAATTACCTGAATATTAACAGTTTATTAATTAACCAGATGGTTGCCAGACTCAACCGCAACCTAACCGTTACAAGGACAGAATGATGACTCAATTACAGAATGTTCAAGCAGAAAACGCACTTTACATTGGCGGCGAATGGCAAGCGGGTGTAAGCACCGTTGCGAACATTAACCCATCAGATATTTCTGAAAATATCGGTAACTTCGCACAAGCAAGTGCTGACCAAGTTCAACAAGCGATTTCAGCGGCAAAGCACGCTCAACCAGAGTGGGAAAAAACGCCGATTGAACGTAAGCAAGCTGTACTTCAAGCGATTGGTGATGAGCTGATTGCACGTTGTGATGAGCTAGGTACGTTGCTTTCTCGTGAAGAAGGTAAGCCTTTTGCTGAAGGTCGTGGCGAAATTTATCGTGCAGGTCAGTTCTTCCAGTACTTTGCAGCTGAAGTGCTTCGTCAAATTGGCGACAACGCAGAATCAGTACGCCCAGGCGTTTCTGTAGAAGTGACTCGTGAAGCGGTGGGTGTTATCGGCATCATCTCTCCTTGGAACTTCCCAACAGCAACAGCAGCTTGGAAAATCGCTCCAGCGCTTGCTTTCGGTAACAGCGTTATCTGGAAACCAGCAAACCTAACACCAGCAAGTGCGGTTGCGTTAACTGAAATTATCCACCGCCAAGGCATGCCAGCAGGCACGTTCAACCTTGTTCTAGGTAGCGGTTCGAAAGTAGGTGATGCACTGATCAACTCTAAAGAAGTGAACGGTGTGAGCTTTACCGGTTCTGTTGATACAGGTCGTAAGGTTGCAGCTGCTACAGCGCCAAACTTCGTTCGTTGCCAACTAGAAATGGGCAGTAAGAACGCACTTGTGGTTGCTGATGATGCTGATATCCAAACAGCTGTTGATGCGACTATCGCAGGTTCGTTCTCTGGCGCGGGTCAAAAATGTACAGCATCTTCTCGTCTAGTGGTTATGGATGGCATTCACGACCAATACGTTGAAGCACTGATCAAGCGTATGAGCGAGCTTAAAGTGGGTCACGCACTAGAAGACGGCGTATTCATGGGCCCTGTTGTCGATGGTAACCAACTTGAAGCAAACCTAGGTTGGGTTGAGAAAGCACGTCAAAGCGGCGGTGAGCTAGCATTTGGTGGCGAACGCCTAAGCATGAAACACGAAGGCTTCTACATGTCTCCAACGTTGTTCTTGAATACTAAGAACGATTGGGAAGTGAACCAAGAAGAAGTGTTTGCACCAATGGCAAGCGTGATTCGTGTCGCTGACCTAGAAGAAGCTATCGCGACAACAAACGATACTCGCTTTGGTCTAACGGGCGGCATCATTACTCAAAGCCTACGTACTAGCGCAATGTTCAAGCAACAAGCGCAAACAGGTTGTGTGATGGTGAACCTACCAACAGCAGGCACAGATTACCACGTACCGTTTGGTGGTCGTAAAGAGTCTAGCTTCGGTCCTCGTGAGCAAGGTCAGTACGCGAAAGAGTTCTACACAGTAGTGAAGACAGCTTACCAGCGTCCTTACTAATCCACTTTCTATATAAGAATTGGATAGTTGAAGATATTAAGTCTCTAGCTATCCAGCTATCGAATTGGCCTGATTCATTGAGTCAGGCCAACATCCAAACCAAAGCAGCAAACGAAATTAGACAAGTGATTTAACCCATTTTTGAAAACATGTTATTTGAGCGTGTTTTCAAAACCGAGCTAGAACACTGAGCTTTCAATAGGAGTGGTTATGTACCAGCAACGGATTGTTATAGATGGATTGCAATACTGCAATTGGAACAGAGAATATTTCCAAACACTAAAGGCGAGCGGCATTACAGCAGTTCACGCTACCGCGGTTTACCACGAGACAGCTCGTGAAACCTTATCTCGCTTTGCAGAATGGAACTTAAGATTCGAGCAGAACGCAGACATTATCATGCCGATTCATTCAATGGCTGATGTGGAAACTGCAAAAGCGACAGGCAAAGTCGGCATTTTTCTAGGTGCTCAAAACTGTTCTCCAATCGATGACGAGATTGGTCTTATCGAAGTAATGCGTCAGCAAGGTCTTTTGATCATGCAATTGACGTACAACAACCAGAGCTTACTGGCGACGGGTTGCTACGAGAAGAACGATACGGGTATTACTCGCTTTGGTAAGCAAGCGATCGAAGAGATGAACCGAGTGGGCATGATCATCGATATGTCTCACAGTGCCGAGCGTTCAACGCTTGAGGCGATTGACCTATCTTCTCGTCCTATTTGTATCAGCCATGCGAACCCAACGTTTGCTCATGATGCACTACGAAACAAATCAAATGATGTGATTAAAGCCCTAACCGCACGCGGTGGCCTAATCGGATTCAGCTTGTACCCATTCCACCTACCAAATGGCAGCCAATGTACGTTGGAAGATTTCTGCCAAATGGTTGCGACGACCGCTGACATGGTTGGCGTAGAACACCTAGGTATTGGTAGTGACCTATGCTTAAACCAACCTCAAGCCGTTCTTGAATGGATGAGAAATGGTCGTTGGTCTAAAGCAATGGACTACGGTGAAGGCTCTGCAAACAACTCAGGTTGGCCAGATGCGTTGCCTTGGTTCTGTGGTAGTGCGGGTATGGAAAATATTTATAACGGATTGATGCGCCATGGTTTCAGCGAGTCTGAAGCTGGGCAAGTCTTGGGAGAAAACTGGTTTAACTTCTTGAAAGATGGCCTCGAGCCTCAAAGCAAGGGTTAAGTGCTTTCTCACTAGTAATCATCGAATTAGCAGCCTTCTAATTAACCTTCATTTAGAAGTGCTGTTGTAACCAATTTAACTATTCAAAAGGAACAACGGTCTATTTCGCAACGCGGTAACCCAAACATGGATTAGCCTGCCCAACACAAAAAACAATAGGGCAGGTGTTAAATACACCTCTTGTAGTCATCATTAAAATGACAGCTGCAAAGAAACCTCTGGAGTCAGAGTATGTCTGATTTAACCAATAGCGTGAAATCTTCAAACGTAAATGCGGGTCAAGCAAACACAGCAAGCAAAAAACCTCAGTCTGAATCTACTTCAGACAAATTAGGACTAACCAACCCAGCACTTTGGTACAGCGGCGGTTTTATCGCTCTGTTTGTAACACTTGCTTTGTTTGATGGGGAGCTACTCTCTACCCTAGTAAACACGGGCTTTGCATGGTCTGTAAAAGTGTTCGGCCCTTATTGGCAAATGCTTCTTCTTCTGACTTTTCTTATTGGTCTTGGCCTGGCGGCAGGGCGAACAGGCAAGGTTATCCTAGGCGGCATCGCGAAACCTGAAATGGATGGCTTCCGTTGGATGGCTATCATCTTCTGTACGCTACTTGCGGGCGGCGGTGTATTTTGGGCAGCAGCAGAGCCTATCGCACACTACGTTAACCCACCGCCGTTGTATGGCGCACAAGAAAACGCACAGCAAGGCGCAGTGAATGCGTTATCACAATCATTCATGCACTGGGGTTTCCTCGCATGGGCAATTGTGGGCAGCTTAACGTCTATCGTGGTTATGCACCTTCACTACGACAAAGGCTTGCCTCTTAAACCTCGTATTTTGCTTTACCCAGTTTTGGGCGAAAGAGCACTGAAAGGCCATACCGGCGCACTGATTGATGCATGTTGTATTGTCGCTGTAGCGGCGGGTACTATCGGTCCGATCGGCTTCTTGGGCTTGCAAGTCAGCTACGCTCTGAATGAACTGTTTGGTATTCCAGATGGTTTCACAACTCAGCTAATCATCATCTTGTTCGCTATCGTGCTTTACACATTGTCGGCATTAAGTGGTCTAAACCGCGGAATGCAAATGCTAAGCCGTTACAACGTAATTTTAGCAATGGCATTGATGGTCTACATCCTTATCTTCGGACCAACGAACTTCATCTTCAATGGCTACATCCAAGGTGTAGGCAGCATGATAGATAACTTCATCCCAATGGCAACATACCGTGGTGACGAAGGTTGGTTAAGCTGGTGGACAGTGTTCTTCTGGGGTTGGTTCCTAGGTTACGGCCCAATGATGGCAATCTTCATCGCTCGTATTTCACGCGGTCGTAGTATTCGCCAATTGGTATCAACCATTAGCCTTATCGCACCGTTTGTAACTTGCTTTTGGTTCACGATTGTTGGCGGCTCTGGTCTTGCGTTCGAAATTGCAGACCCCGGCAGCGTAAGTAAAGCGTTCGAAGGCTTCAACTTACCAGGCGCGCTACTGGCGGTAACTCAGCAGCTACCTATGCCAATGCTTATCTCTATTCTGTTCTTGATCTTAACCACGATCTTCATCGTAACGACCGGTGACTCGATGACTTACACCATCAGTGTGGTTATCAGTGGTGAGACAGAACCGAATGCAATTATTCGTACCTTCTGGGGTGTGATGATGGGGGTAACAGCGTTGATTCTGATTTCCCTAGGTTCTGGCGGTATTTCAGCGCTGCAATCGTTCATTGTTATCACAGCGGTACCCGTGTCCTTAATCTTACTGCCATCGCTCTGGAATGCGCCTCAAATCGCAATCAAGATGGCGAAAGAGCAAGGTTTTTAAAGAGCAGTTTTTTTTAAAGAAAAGAGCTCTGTAAGGCAAGATCTCTGTAAAAAAGAGACTGTAAGAAATTGATTAAATAAGAACAAATCAGCCTTTGAAAGAAGGCTGATGCAAAATTCCGAAAGGAACAGCAAACCCGAACTGGTGAAAATACACCGGACGGCAAAGTATTTAGGTCAATCGATCTAGTCAGGACAAATAATAAGGGGTGAGCTCGCTTGCCCCACATAACGTGAAAGCTAACCAGCATACTGTAACAACGAATGCTTCAAATGACGGCAACGATCGGTTCTGAATGGCTAGCAAAATCCTATAACTATAAGGTGGTGAGCAAAATGGATGCACATCGTTCTACCTACACTGAATCAGCATTACGTGACGCAACAGTCGTCATGGCACCGGAAAGGCTAGGTGCTATGCACCAAACACGCATCAGCTTCGTAAGAACTCTGATTCGTAAAATGGCACAGCAAGAATGGAAAGTGACGAAACATGAGTGGCAATTAGACGCTCAGGGTTTTGGTCACGTTATCTATAAGCTAGCGACGCCAAACCATGTTTATCATTTGGTTGTTTTTTGCGATGAAATTGCAGATGACGAACGAAATGACCGTGTAATAGCTGAAAAGTGGGACGTAACGTTCGCGCTTGTTCTTGGTGATGTTGATGTCACCCTGCTTGAAAGACTTCGTGCGAATGTACCGCTTCAAGAAGCTGGCCGTAATCCTAACAATGTGCTTGTTTTAGCGCGTGCAAACAAAAGTGTACGTGTGTTTGAACATATCGTTAGTCACTTGGCTAAAGGTGTTCAACCAATACCCAAAGAACTGGCTGAAGTAGGCTACATCCTGCGAACCACTGCCGTTTATGGTAATGGCAAATTTGGCATTGCTGACTTTAAAATCTTAGAGAAAAATGAAGATTTCAATCAGTCATTTAGCGCTCAAATGTGTGCGGTGTATATGCTGCGTGAGTTCAGCCTAGATTGGGTTCATTATCTAGCAGAGCAACAAGGCGGCGAACAAGCGATTTCTTTACATCGTGGATTACAACGCTACCTAGGCGTTGGTAACGCGACAGGCTTAGGCATGGCGCCATACCTGATTAACCACCCAAGTATTGTCGATCAGTGGATGACAACCCGTGAACATGCATTGGCGGACGTGTTGTCCAGTCAGACTGATACGGCGTTGATTGAGCCACTGCGTACATTAGTTAAAAAAGCGATTTATCATTTAGAACAAGTCGTTACCATCAATGAAACACAGCAAGAGCTAAACAAAGCTGCTGTTGATGATTTGAAAGAAACAGAGCAATCGCTAGAAACGTCTGTCAGCCAGTGTGATACATGGTCGCAGTTAGTCGAGCAATCTAAGCAAATGAGTATGGAAGCCCAAGAAATCCTTATCTCATGTTTGATGGAATTGTACCCAGAATTAGTGGACGCGCATCAAGAGCAAATGAATTGCAGCGAAACACTGTCGCTTCCTAGCGGCAAAAAGATTCAAGACCTTCTTGTTGTACTAGAAGAAAAGTACCGTTGGGCGATCACGACCGACTTTACTAAAGCAGAAAACAACTACTGGTTCTGGTACCGCTCTCAAGACAAAGAAGAGCCAAGGCTCGGAGTTCGAGGCGAAGAGTTGGGTGAAGAGCGTGAATTGCCTTTAGATATCGGTCGCCAAGCTTACCGTTTGTACCATGCTTTATTGCAATTCGCGCCTGAGCTTTCATTGGCTGAATTCCTTGTTAAACAGCCGCAACACCGTGCAATTGCGCGCCGTGTTTGGACGCTAGGTAACAAAGCGATGGGTGACATTCAAATGAATGTGCTGCACCAAGATTCGCCGCCAATGCACCTACTGCGTTGTAAGCTTGCCATGTTTGGCGCGACTAAGTTTGATCCTCGCTCAGATCGCTGGGTACGAGTGACGTTTTTCCAAGGAGCGCCACTGCTTGATGAAATTCATCAGGACGAATGGGTGTTCCCAATATTACCAAGTGAAGCAGAGCTCGCTGACTCACAAAAAGCTACTACACATATCAACGCTCAACATGGAGGTAAATCGTTATGATCGTTTCTCACAATGAACTGGTAGCGGCCGTTAATAAAGCCTTTTTGGGTATGCGTCGTACATGTGGTGAAGCTGATGTGATAGCGAACATGGTGGCAGATTTACAAATGGTGGGTTTGGATGGTGTTCGTCATTTTAACAATGCGAGCAACTTTATGGGGCTAGAAGACGATTGCCCTGTAGACATTCAAGTACGCAGCGATAACACGGTTGAAGTCGACCTGCATAAGGCGAGTTTAGCGTGTCACCTTCCTGTGGTTATGGATTACGCCATTGAAAAAATGGTCGGTAAAAAGACGCTGAGAATTGAGTTAAACAACTGCCACAACCGTTGGTTGGCGTACAGCGAGCTTGTAAAACTGGCAGCGAAAGGTATTGCGTGCATGGCACGTTGGGATAACGGCTCTAACCCTAAGAGCACTTTGTATGTTCTTAATCGTGGTTGCGTTGCTCCAGAACTGTTTTTATCAGATTTGCCACTGGCATCGTACGAACATATCCACAATATGACCATCGAACTTTCCGTCCAGGATTTCGATATCGAACGTTTGTCAGATGGCTACCAAACACACATTGAATCAGAAGCGCTTTTTAAAACCCAAGAGAAAGCGTGGAACGATGGCATTGAGGTTGATGATGGGGAGTGGGCGGCACTGAAAGAGACCGCTACAGCAATCCTAGTTCAGAGCAGCGAACGCTCGACTCAAGGTGCAGGTGAACTGACGGCTTCGTAGTCGCTAGATTTATTAGGTTCATTAGAACTAACAGGTTCGATAGATTAACAGTGAGTAATCTGGTTAGTTTATCAACACAGATAAAACCAAAGAGCTTAACGAATCCTCACCTCGTTAAGCTCTTTTTATTTGCCTCACGCTTTGGGTTTGCTTTACCTCATTTTTTTGATCTCTCGCTGGATCTACCTATTCTAAATTGACTGTTTCGACACACGTTGTTACCCGTTGAGAGGTAATTGAACAATTAAACGAAGCACCTTCACATTCATGTTAAACAAACGGTTTCATTTACAAGCTACTATGCGTATCTTGCTAACTGAAAGGTGCCAAAGGGCGCCGTTTTTATTCGTACCGATGACTTTAGAATCAGATAAAAAGGAATGAAGCGTGCAAGCTAACTTTATTGATGGAACCACCCTGTATCGTCAGCACTCTTTTGAGTTGCCACTCGACTATCAAGCCAAAGATGGACAACAGATCCAAGTCTTCGCACGTGAGCTGGTTGATCTTGCTAAAGATGCGCAAGAACTGCCATGGCTGATCTATTTTCAGGGCGGCCCAGGCTTTCCATCTCCACGAGTGAGCGGTCAATCAGGTTGGCTAAAGCGTGCATTACAAAACTATCGTGTTCTGCTTCTTGACCAACGTGGTACAGGCAACAGCACGGTGATCAGCCATGAAACGTTGGCCCATCTGTCTCCAGAACAACAAGTTGAGTACTTAACGCATTTCAGAGCGGATAACATCGTTCGTGACGCTGAAGCGATTCGTGAACAGTTTGGTATTAAGCAATGGTCGACGATTGGTCAAAGCTTTGGTGGCTTCTGTACACTGAGCTATTTGTCGCTGTTCCCACAGAGCTTGCAGCGTTGTTATGTGACGGGCGGCATTCCTTCTATTGAACGCGAAGCTGACGATGTTTATCGTGCGACTTACAAGCGTGTAGAAGACAAAAACAGAGCCTTCTTTGCTCAGTTCCCACAAGCACAAGCTATGTGTCGTGAGATCTCTGATTACCTGCTTAACAATGATGTGAGATTGCCAAACGGTCAGGTGTTTACCGTTGAACAGTTCCAGTTGATCGGTATTAATCTTGGTGGCGGCGAAGCAAACCTTCCAATGTATTTCACACTGGAGAGTGCGTTTGTTGAAGTGAACGGAAGCAAGCAGTTGAGCTACAGCTTCTTAAATCAAATGCAGCAAGAGCAGGGCTATCTAACGAACCCAATCTACGCTATTTTGCATGAATCGATTTACTGCCAAGGTGCAGCGTCTAACTGGTCTGCACACCGAGTACGCGAGCAGTACCCACACTTTAACTACCAATCGGGTAGCGAGTTCTGGTTTACCGGAGAAATGGTGTACCCATGGATGTTCGACCAACTAGAAACGCTGAAGCCATTACGTGAAGCGGCAAACATGTTGGCCGAGAAGTCGGATTGGGGCACGTTGTACAACGCAGAGCAGTTGAGTAAGAATACGGTTCCAATGGCATGCGCAGTTTACGCGGATGACATGTATGTAGAGCTGGATTACAGCCGTGAAACGATGGCGAACATTCCAAACTCAAAGGCGTGGATCACTAACGAGTATGAACACAATGGCTTGAGAGTCGATGGCGAACGAATTGTAGATAAATTAATGACGATGGTTGAAGCGTTAGAGAACCTGCCAAAATAATTAGACGATTTATGTTAGAAGCTGTTTACGTTAAAGCTGTCTACATTAGAAATAAGATACGCTAGAAACAAGAAAACGCTGCATCCGTGCAGCGTTTTTTTTATGTCATCAAACTCAGTTTTACTCAGTATCGTATTGATTACTAAAGCGAGTAAAACAGAGAGTTTAAGAACCGGGAGGGATAGTTCCTAAACTCATTATGGTTGGATGACGATATCTTGATTTTCAGTAGTCGATAAGCTGGCGCGGTTCTGTTCGATAAGTTGAGCCGCATAAGAGGGAGTCACAGCTTGAATTTCGCCTTTCGAACGAATAGTTAGTGCTTCCCACGCATGATCACGATATTTGCCTGTTTGTGTATATTCAATAAGTACTCTCATGATTCTTCCATCCGGTGTGTGGTTAACGTGCTACTAACATTAGCGCTATTGTTGAGGTTACACACCTGTTAAAAATGGAACATAAGATTAACCAAATGAGAATGCGTGTAACTTGAAAAACAGAGCGAATTGGACTTATCGAGAACCGTTATC encodes the following:
- a CDS encoding RidA family protein; this encodes MNAQTKKHPVKTELFASKAPLEWAIVNNGTLYTAQIPIDETGAVVEGGIEAQTRQTFNNLVHTLECAGESMDSVLQVLIYVTDREYLKTVNSVYGEYFNAPYPNRAAVVVAGLAREEMLVEFVVYASASQPE
- a CDS encoding BCCT family transporter, whose protein sequence is MSDLTNSVKSSNVNAGQANTASKKPQSESTSDKLGLTNPALWYSGGFIALFVTLALFDGELLSTLVNTGFAWSVKVFGPYWQMLLLLTFLIGLGLAAGRTGKVILGGIAKPEMDGFRWMAIIFCTLLAGGGVFWAAAEPIAHYVNPPPLYGAQENAQQGAVNALSQSFMHWGFLAWAIVGSLTSIVVMHLHYDKGLPLKPRILLYPVLGERALKGHTGALIDACCIVAVAAGTIGPIGFLGLQVSYALNELFGIPDGFTTQLIIILFAIVLYTLSALSGLNRGMQMLSRYNVILAMALMVYILIFGPTNFIFNGYIQGVGSMIDNFIPMATYRGDEGWLSWWTVFFWGWFLGYGPMMAIFIARISRGRSIRQLVSTISLIAPFVTCFWFTIVGGSGLAFEIADPGSVSKAFEGFNLPGALLAVTQQLPMPMLISILFLILTTIFIVTTGDSMTYTISVVISGETEPNAIIRTFWGVMMGVTALILISLGSGGISALQSFIVITAVPVSLILLPSLWNAPQIAIKMAKEQGF
- a CDS encoding LysR family transcriptional regulator: MSIKLQQLKHFVLVVEEGGFRAASHRANRSQAALSTSIKELEKILGQPLFETGNKSTLTPFGEICLPKIIQFLNVYKALDNDLRAAAAGQQGRVRIASVPSVAAKLIPSVLGAFCEQYPNVEVSLIDDNAAGVEARLLSGEVDVALGNSSHLEEESIDFTPLLSDPIGVVCLKDNPIASQREGIEWQTLLKQPFIRNGTCTLLDPTPARMLSEQALYSVENITSLFSVLELGIGVTTLPKLAFPTNETRLVWIPLIDPPLQRQIGIFRLSDRTISPQAQAFHDLCIQYLSYED
- a CDS encoding membrane dipeptidase encodes the protein MYQQRIVIDGLQYCNWNREYFQTLKASGITAVHATAVYHETARETLSRFAEWNLRFEQNADIIMPIHSMADVETAKATGKVGIFLGAQNCSPIDDEIGLIEVMRQQGLLIMQLTYNNQSLLATGCYEKNDTGITRFGKQAIEEMNRVGMIIDMSHSAERSTLEAIDLSSRPICISHANPTFAHDALRNKSNDVIKALTARGGLIGFSLYPFHLPNGSQCTLEDFCQMVATTADMVGVEHLGIGSDLCLNQPQAVLEWMRNGRWSKAMDYGEGSANNSGWPDALPWFCGSAGMENIYNGLMRHGFSESEAGQVLGENWFNFLKDGLEPQSKG
- a CDS encoding DUF3726 domain-containing protein, whose amino-acid sequence is MIVSHNELVAAVNKAFLGMRRTCGEADVIANMVADLQMVGLDGVRHFNNASNFMGLEDDCPVDIQVRSDNTVEVDLHKASLACHLPVVMDYAIEKMVGKKTLRIELNNCHNRWLAYSELVKLAAKGIACMARWDNGSNPKSTLYVLNRGCVAPELFLSDLPLASYEHIHNMTIELSVQDFDIERLSDGYQTHIESEALFKTQEKAWNDGIEVDDGEWAALKETATAILVQSSERSTQGAGELTAS
- a CDS encoding alpha/beta fold hydrolase encodes the protein MQANFIDGTTLYRQHSFELPLDYQAKDGQQIQVFARELVDLAKDAQELPWLIYFQGGPGFPSPRVSGQSGWLKRALQNYRVLLLDQRGTGNSTVISHETLAHLSPEQQVEYLTHFRADNIVRDAEAIREQFGIKQWSTIGQSFGGFCTLSYLSLFPQSLQRCYVTGGIPSIEREADDVYRATYKRVEDKNRAFFAQFPQAQAMCREISDYLLNNDVRLPNGQVFTVEQFQLIGINLGGGEANLPMYFTLESAFVEVNGSKQLSYSFLNQMQQEQGYLTNPIYAILHESIYCQGAASNWSAHRVREQYPHFNYQSGSEFWFTGEMVYPWMFDQLETLKPLREAANMLAEKSDWGTLYNAEQLSKNTVPMACAVYADDMYVELDYSRETMANIPNSKAWITNEYEHNGLRVDGERIVDKLMTMVEALENLPK
- a CDS encoding aldehyde dehydrogenase family protein, translated to MTQLQNVQAENALYIGGEWQAGVSTVANINPSDISENIGNFAQASADQVQQAISAAKHAQPEWEKTPIERKQAVLQAIGDELIARCDELGTLLSREEGKPFAEGRGEIYRAGQFFQYFAAEVLRQIGDNAESVRPGVSVEVTREAVGVIGIISPWNFPTATAAWKIAPALAFGNSVIWKPANLTPASAVALTEIIHRQGMPAGTFNLVLGSGSKVGDALINSKEVNGVSFTGSVDTGRKVAAATAPNFVRCQLEMGSKNALVVADDADIQTAVDATIAGSFSGAGQKCTASSRLVVMDGIHDQYVEALIKRMSELKVGHALEDGVFMGPVVDGNQLEANLGWVEKARQSGGELAFGGERLSMKHEGFYMSPTLFLNTKNDWEVNQEEVFAPMASVIRVADLEEAIATTNDTRFGLTGGIITQSLRTSAMFKQQAQTGCVMVNLPTAGTDYHVPFGGRKESSFGPREQGQYAKEFYTVVKTAYQRPY